A genomic segment from Fusarium fujikuroi IMI 58289 draft genome, chromosome FFUJ_chr04 encodes:
- a CDS encoding related to RNA polymerase II transcriptional regulation mediator MED6: MSNPNDPPLDEIQWRSPMAIQQMGGLHNNTILFYFAESPFFERTSNNAVVYNQAMNVPSMYPVIQTREAFETHLNTMSGLEFRVVEEPAETGPGAGTGVWVIRKQTRRKSAYDDDEITVHATYFVVGENIYMAPTLSAILSARILTISSQVTNAVTTAESVRKWGPSMGNFYQLPSAKTSTKPRIQNSAAATPMPVSDEASKGPAAPAAAAQKDDEKSLERLAEESFMIHMKYGGEYIDENPITGRPGEFHLTTTGRKPPQIEKTDGPIRSINAPTTINTKIDDKKESKESKERTPKSATAPKPKRKKSKMVNSTSTPAAS, from the exons ATGTCGAATCCAAACGACCCTCCCCTCGATGAGATCCAATGGCGCTCTCCTATGGCGATTCAACAAATGGGCGGCCTGCACAATAACACCATCCTCTTTTACTTCGCAGAATCGCCCTTCTTCGAGCGCACGTCGAACAACGCTGTTGTATATAACCAAGCCATGAATGTACCATCGATGTATCCAGTCATTCAGACACGCGAAGCTTTCGAGACACATCTTAACACCATGTCGGGGCTTGAGTTCAGGGTTGTCGAAGAGCCTGCTGAAACTGGCCCTGGAGCAGGTACCGGCGTATGGGTCATTCGTAAGCAAACGAGACGAAAGTCAGCgtatgatgacgacgagattACTGTTCATGCCACATACTTTGTTGTGGGGGAGAATATCTACATGGCGCCAACTCTCAGTGCCATTCTTTCAGCAAGAATT TTGACGATATCTTCGCAAGTTACCAACGCCGTGACAACTGCTGAGTCTGTCAGAAAATGGGGTCCCTCTATGGGTAACTTTTACCAGCTCCCATCAGCCAAGACATCAACAAAACCAAGGATCCAGAACTCTGCAGCGGCGACCCCAATGCCTGTATCCGATGAAGCCAGTAAAGGTCCAGCTGCCCCTGCAGCAGCCGCGCagaaagatgatgagaagtcACTAGAAAGACTAGCAGAAGAGTCTTTCATGATTCACATGAAGTACGGTGGCGAATACATCGACGAGAACCCTATCACAGGCCGCCCAGGAGAGTTCCACCTCACAACAACGGGCCGCAAACCACCACAAATCGAAAAGACGGATGGCCCCATTAGGAGTATCAATGCGCCGACGACGATCAATACAAAGATCGATGATAAGAAAGAGAGcaaggagagcaaggagAGAACACCCAAATCAGCGACTGCCCCCAAGCCTAAGCGtaagaagagcaagatggtAAACTCTACTAGCACGCCAGCTGCGTCTTGA
- a CDS encoding probable phosphoprotein phosphatase 3-alpha catalytic chain codes for MDSEGEANTAPSTEERRNVQVDNAIRAIQEKKPVPEIDFTIHTMEDNTQVSTLERVCKDVQAPAMYKPTDEQFFDDDTHSKPNLQFLKQHFYREGRLTEEQALWIIRKGTELLRAEPNLLEMDAPITVCGDVHGQYYDLMKLFEVGGDPAETRYLFLGDYVDRGYFSIECVLYLWCLKIHYPKTLWLLRGNHECRHLTDYFTFKLECKHKYSETIYEACMESFCALPLAAVMNKQFLCIHGGLSPELHTLDDLKSIDRFREPPTQGLMCDILWADPLEDFGQEKTSDYFLHNHVRGCSYFFSYPAACAFLEKNNLLSIIRAHEAQDAGYRMYRKTRTTGFPSVMTIFSAPNYLDVYNNKAAVLKYENNVMNIRQFNCTPHPYWLPNFMDVFTWSLPFVGEKITDMLIAILNTCSEDELKEETPSSTSPGPASPALSNDPESIEVRRRAIKNKILAIGRLSRVFQVLREESEKVTELKTVSGGRLPAGTLMLGAEGLKNAINGFEDARKVDLQNERLPPTHEEVVKHQEEERNIALQKAADDANNDKKLQQLSRRLSTDRKNRAPTS; via the exons ATGGACTCTGAAGGCGAGGCCAACACTGCGCCCTCTACTGAGGAGCGACGCAACGTCCAGGTCGACAATGCCATTCGCGCCAttcaggagaagaagccggTCCCCGAGATCGATTTCACCATTCATACCATGGAGGATAACACTCAGGTCAGCACCTTGGAGCGTGTGTGCAAAG ATGTCCAAGCACCTGCCATGTACAAGCCTACCGACGAGCAATTCTTCGATGATGACACCCATTCCAAGCCCAACCTTCAGTTTCTTAAGCAGCATTTCTATCGCGAGGGCCGTCTTACCGAAGAGCAGGCTCTTTGGATTATCAGGAAGGGTACCGAACTTCTGCGCGCCGAGCCCAATCTCCTGGAGATGGACGCTCCCATTACTGTCTGTGGTGACGTTCATGGACAGTACTACGATTTGATGAAGCTGTTTGAAGTCGGAGGTGACCCCGCTGAGACCCGATACCTCTTCCTCGGAGACTATGTCGACCGAGGCTACTTCAGCATAGAGTGTGTCCTCTACCTCTGGTGTCTGAAGATCCATTACCCCAAGACCCTCTGGCTGTTGCGAGGAAACCATGAATGTCGCCACTTGACTGACTACTTCACCTTCAAACTCGAATGCAAGCATAAATATTCAGAGACTATCTACGAGGCTTGCATGGAGTCATTCTGCGCTCTTCCCCTTGCTGCTGTTATGAACAAGCAGTTTCTTTGTATTCATGGTGGACTGAGCCCCGAGTTGCACACACTCGACGACTTGAAGAGC ATTGATCGTTTCCGCGAGCCCCCTACTCAGGGTCTTATGTGCGACATCCTCTGGGCTGATCCTCTCGAAGACTTCGGCCAGGAGAAGACAAGCGACTATTTCTTACACAATCATGTCCGAGGATGCTCGTACTTCTTCTCCTATCCAGCTGCTTGCGCCTTCTTGGAAAAGAACAACCTTCTTTCTATCATCCGTGCTCACGAGGCCCAAGATGCTGGCTATCGCATGTACCGCAAAACCCGAACCACCGGCTTTCCAAGTGTTATGACCATTTTCTCCGCCCCGAATTACCTCGATGTCTATAACAACAAGGCAGCGGTACTCAAGTATGAGAACAACGTTATGAACATTCGGCAGTTCAATTGCACTCCTCACCCTTACTGGCTACCCAACTTCATGGATGTTTTCACCTGGTCTCTTCCTTTCGTAGGAGAGAAGATCACCGATATGctcatcgccattctcaacaCCTGTTCCGAGGATGAACTTAAAGAAGAGACaccctcctcaacctcgccTGGCCCTGCTTCACCAGCTTTGTCCAACGACCCTGAGTCGATTGAAGTGCGACGCAGagccatcaagaacaagattcTCGCCATCGGTCGCTTGTCTCGTGTATTCCAGGTGCTTCGCGAGGAGTCGGAGAAGGTCACAGAACTCAAGACTGTATCTGGTGGAAGATTGCCCGCGGGAACCCTTATGCTTGGTGCCGAAGGCCTCAAGAACGCAATCAACGGATTCGAGGATGCTCGAAAGGTTGATTTACAAAACGAGAGGCTGCCGCCCACTCACGAAGAAGTCGTCAAGcaccaggaggaggagcgaAACATCGCGCTGCAGAAAGCAGCCGATGATGCCAACAATGACAAGAAATTGCAGCAGCTCTCCAGAAGACTCAGCAC TGATCGCAAGAACCGAGCTCCAACGTCATGA
- a CDS encoding related to trimethyllysine hydroxylase: MFSRLARCPGTRLFSRPGPLSAAVSGKKPYSLGSMLSREAKRRQREAQSEMGMQIEKSAHKTTIQRTETSQIRMKRQALDGKSTAEYRTFPNMWLRDNCQCSQCVNQDTKQRNVDTFQLREEDLKVVDFKETEDKLHVNWSDGHESQHPLSYLHCWFRGAYAEEFGKDHMIRLWDSAIETHPPSVPYNQFFVDHGWEAIGELTKKIRIHGFCFVTDAPVYPESTEDLLKRLGPIRNTHYGGFYDFTPDLAMADTAYTNLALPAHTDTTYFTEPAGLQAFHCLSHEPAPGEALEEGESLGGESLLVDGFNAAVTLRKENPWAFKTLAQVELPWHASGNVGISISPDKVYPVIEQEEGGHLKRIRWNNDDRGAVSPYDAKNWYAAARVWDEILRRKENEYWFKLEPGKIVIFNNWRVLHGRSAFKGIRRICGAYIPYDDFVSCYRVTNTPGGRVAGRSYNNRTRMGYSNRSKNYKDITEAPKQEAPVIQKS; encoded by the exons ATGTTCAGCCGACTTGCTCGGTGTCCTGG CACCAGGCTCTTTAGCCGTCCTGGTCCTTTAAGCGCTGCAGTTTCTGGGAAGAAACCGTACAGTCTGGGCTCTATGCTATCCCGAGAAGCCAAACGGAGGCAAAGGGAAGCCCAATCTGAAATGGGGATGCAAATCGAAAAGTCCGCCCACAAAACAACTATTCAACGTACAGAAACATCGCAGATTCGCATGAAGCGCCAGGCCTTGGATGGTAAAAGTACCGCCGAGTATCGTACCTT TCCAAACATGTGGTTACG AGATAACTGCCAGTGCAGCCAATGTGTCAACCAGGATACAAAGCAAAGGAATGTTGACACTTTCCAG TTGAGAGAGGAGGACCTCAAAGTCGTTGATTTCAAAGAAACAGAGGACAAACTCCATGTTAACT GGTCTGATGGCCACGAGAGCCAGCATCCTCTGTCATACCTCCACTGCTGGTTCAGAGGAGCATACGCCGAAGAGTTTGGTAAGGATCA TATGATCCGATTGTGGGACTCGGCCATTGAGACCCATCCTCCCTCAGTTCCTTACAACCAATTCTTCGTCGACCACGGCTGGGAAGCTATCGGTGAGCTTACTAAAAAGATT CGTATTCACGGCTTCTGCTTCGTCACAGATGCACCAGTCTATCCCGAGTCCACGGAAGATCTCCTGAAGCGCCTTGGTCCGATCAGAAATACACATTATGGCGGCTTCTACGACTTTACACCAGATCTTGCTATGGCTGATACAGCGTACACAAACCTCGCTCTGCCAGCTCACACAGACACTACATATTTTACCGAGCCTGCAGGCTTACAAGCATTTCACTGTCTCTCACACGAGCCAGCTCCGGGTGAAGCGCTTGAAGAAGGGGAGTCCTTAGGCGGAGAGTCACTCcttgttgatggcttcaacgCTGCTGTAACCCTCAGAAAGGAGAACCCTTGGGCTTTCAAAACTCTTGCCCAAGTCGAGCTGCCATGGCATGCAAGCGGTAACGTAGGAATATCTATTTCTCCAGACAAGGTGTATCCTGTCATTGAGCAGGAGGAAGGTGGGCATCTGAAGCGAATTCGTTGGAATAACGACGATCGTGGTGCTGTGAGTCCCTACGATGCTAAAAACTGGTACGCCGCGGCTCGAGTGTGGGATGAGATTTTGCGCCGCAAAGAGAATGAGTATTGGTTCAAGTTAGAACCCGGAAAGATCGTCA TCTTCAACAACTGGCGAGTTTTGCACGGCCGAAGTGCGTTCAAGGGCATTCGGCGAATCTGCGGCGCCTACA TCCCCTATGATGACTTTGTGTCTTGCTACCGGGTGACAAACACACCAGGAGGTCGGGTCGCTGGACGCAGCTACAACAACAGAACGAGGATGGGTTACAGCAATCGGAGCAAGAACTACAAAGACATTACTGAAGCTCCTAAACAAGAAGCGCCAGTCATACagaaaagttga
- a CDS encoding probable ECM16-putative DEAH-box RNA helicase: MAKYVPRQRKHKVLARERAKENAQHEVQDNPNQEILLPTAKADREAKKAQMKAELRQEGAKMSGKKAKRLEKYIEGKLRKDESRELMAKLAEQQIDTTLFSSSRVLGQGRETKKEALRRAMREEKAGLEGGEEERHEILLEKRKELNVDEEISSDEIEESEPDEKKPSKPTPTPAPAPTSKESDQTKTETSAPTIGSGLKRPLEVDDEGRPVIKKRQKRGGVKSKFSLAPVETPLELESEEADSVASDSDSDEWNGFSDDSADKDNTADDDSESDEEEDDESSEGPEESDEDMEDADENKAQRSSSFKAWAHQQRNEALGYQSIEGTTTNLEIPKPENFVPRAPEQDPLPMELQSTQNINRKVYSVTVTRIPEVQEARLKLPVVSEEQRIMEAIHNHDIVVVCGSTGSGKTTQIPQFLYESGYGSPDSPTPGMIGITQPRRVAAVSMSKRVGEELGDKSEVVAYQIRFEGTVDPKTAIKFMTDGVLLREVAQDITLKKYSAIVIDEAHERSVNTDILIGMLSRVIKLRAELAAEDPTVKPLKLIIMSATLRIEDLTMNPTLFATPPPVLEVEGRQHPVTIHFSRRTQHDYVEEAFRKISRGHKKLPPGDILVFLTGRNEILELSKKLKATFGGPKTADGPKVQISASEAAIEVEDIEFGDVDDRTGDDFDEIPTDDENEDDEDEFQIEEDQEVAPLKMRVLPLYSLLPTREQMRVFEPAPEGTRNIILATNVAETSLTIPGIRYVFDCGRSKERQYDRLSGVQSYDIGWISKASANQRSGRAGRTGPGHCYRLYSSAVYERDFPPFTDPELLRMPIEGIVLQLKAMNLQHVVNFPFPTPPDRRALAKSEKLLTYLSAISSTGQVTQIGQTMSVFPLSPRFARILLVGHLHDCIHYTIALVAGLSAAEIFLPENQAIPALATKDDTAIRTTSDVIAEDRQANVRKMFNEVHKNFCYLDDKSDAIKLLQVVGEFAHEPTEEWCESHFVRYKVLKEIQQLRRQITELLRTNVSAFTNLKYQDKLDPPSPKQVAALKQMVAAGFVDQVAIRADLTPNPPEQFRKPRRSIDVPYIPLIPIHAGKEVESDRAVYIHPTSPLAHISIQECPEYIVYSYLQRAAQSVDAEKRPKTRMHAITDVTGGQLAGLAKGTPLITYGKPIKELKPTTGTDGATVRECFVVPYLRAESTGGQGWPLPAKKVKQRKVPGKGWVVE; the protein is encoded by the coding sequence atggcCAAATACGTTCCTCGTCAACGCAAGCACAAAGTCCTCGCCCGTGAACGAGCCAAGGAGAATGCTCAGCATGAAGTCCAGGACAACCCAAACCAGGAGATTCTCCTGCCGACGGCCAAGGCTGATCGGGAGGCCAAAAAGGCACAGATGAAGGCGGAACTccgccaagaaggagctAAAATGAGCGGAAAGAAGGCCAAGCGATTAGAAAAATACATTGAGGGCAAGCTGCGCAAGGATGAGTCCCGCGAGCTGATGGCCAAACTTGCTGAGCAACAAATCGACACAACCTTGTTCTCGAGCAGCCGAGTCCTTGGCCAGGGTCGCGAAACCAAGAAGGAGGCATTGAGGCGGGCTATGAGAGAGGAGAAAGCTGGTTTGGAGGgtggtgaggaggagagacaCGAgattcttcttgagaagagaaaagagcttAACGTGGATGAAGAGATCTCGAGcgatgagattgaagaaTCCGAGCCCGACGAAAAAAAGCCATCCAAGCCCACACCAACTCCTGCGCCCGCGCCCACATCCAAAGAGTCGGATCAAACGAAAACAGAAACCTCTGCACCAACAATTGGTTCGGGTCTGAAGAGACCGCTCGAGGTCGACGACGAAGGACGACCGGTGATCAAAAAGCGTCAGAAGCGAGGTGGAGTCAAATCAAAATTCTCCCTAGCGCCAGTCGAAACGCCACTTGAGCTCGAGTCTGAAGAAGCCGACAGTGTTGCAAGTGATAGCGATAGCGACGAGTGGAATGGTTTCAGCGACGACTCGGCTGACAAGGATAACACCGCAGATGATGACAGCGAaagcgatgaggaagaagatgatgaatccAGTGAGGGACCCGAAGAGTCTGATGAGGACATGGAAGACGCAGACGAAAACAAAGCACAGAGATCATCGTCTTTCAAGGCATGGGCACACCAACAGCGAAACGAAGCTCTGGGTTATCAATCCATCGAGggaacaacaacaaatctTGAAATACCCAAGCCAGAAAATTTTGTTCCCCGAGCCCCTGAGCAAGATCCTTTACCCATGGAACTGCAATCAACGCAGAATATTAACCGAAAGGTTTACAGCGTGACGGTTACGAGAATACCAGAAGTTCAGGAGGCTAGGCTAAAACTTCCCGTGGTATCAGAGGAACAAAGGATAATGGAAGCCATTCATAACCATGACATTGTCGTTGTTTGCGGTTCTACAGGTTCCGGAAAGACTACTCAAATTCCTCAGTTCTTGTATGAATCTGGTTATGGTTCACCCGACTCGCCAACGCCTGGTATGATTGGCATCACTCAGCCCCGTCGAGTCGCTGCTGTCAGTATGTCGAAGCGAGTTGGCGAGGAACTTGGTGATAAGTCCGAGGTGGTGGCCTACCAGATCCGCTTCGAGGGCACAGTTGATCCTAAGACGGCTATCAAGTTCATGACTGATGGTGTCTTGCTACGAGAAGTTGCGCAGGATATCACACTGAAGAAGTATTCGGCCATTGTCATCGACGAAGCTCATGAGAGAAGCGTCAACACGGATATCTTGATTGGTATGCTCAGCCGAGTTATCAAGCTCCGAGCAGAGCTAGCAGCAGAGGATCCTACAGTCAAACCCTtgaaactcatcatcatgtctgctACATTGCGGATAGAAGATCTCACCATGAATCCGACGCTGTTTGCTACTCCCCCGCCAGTATTGGAGGTTGAGGGCCGACAACATCCTGTCACCATTCATTTCTCCCGAAGAACCCAGCATGATTACGTGGAAGAGGCCTTCAGAAAGATTAGCAGGGGTCATAAGAAGTTACCACCTGGCGATATCCTTGTGTTCTTGACTGGCCGCAACGAGATTCTAGAGCTCAGCAAGAAGCTAAAGGCTACATTTGGTGGTCCAAAGACTGCGGATGGACCCAAAGTACAAATTTCTGCTAGCGAGGCTGCTATTGAGGTCGAGGATATTGAGTTTGGAGACGTGGATGACCGTACTGGTGATGATTTTGATGAGATACCCACAGATGACGAAAatgaggacgacgaggacgagttTCAGATCGAAGAGGACCAGGAGGTTGCACCATTAAAGATGCGAGTTTTGCCTCTTTACTCCTTGCTTCCAACACGCGAGCAGATGCGAGTCTTTGAGCCAGCACCTGAGGGTACACGAAACATCATCTTGGCAACCAACGTTGCGGAAACCAGTTTGACCATTCCTGGTATTCGATATGTCTTTGACTGTGGACGATCAAAAGAGAGACAGTATGATCGTCTAAGTGGAGTTCAGAGCTACGATATTGGATGGATCAGCAAAGCCAGCGCAAACCAGCGATCTGGTCGTGCTGGTCGTACCGGTCCTGGCCATTGTTACAGGCTCTACTCCTCTGCAGTATATGAGAGAGATTTCCCACCTTTCACAGATCCCGAGTTGTTGCGAATGCCTATTGAGGGTATCGTGCTACAGCTCAAGGCGATGAACCTGCAGCATGTTGTCAACTTCCCCTTCCCTACACCACCTGATCGACGAGCCCTTGCTAAGTCTGAAAAGCTTTTGACATATCTATCTGCTATCTCCTCGACAGGACAAGTTACGCAGATTGGTCAAACCATGTCTGTGTTCCCTCTGTCTCCTAGGTTTGCGCGCATATTGCTAGTTGGCCATCTTCATGACTGCATCCACTACACAattgctcttgttgctggtttATCAGCCGCCGAAATCTTCCTTCCTGAGAACCAAGCGATTCCTGCCCTCGCAACGAAGGATGATACAGCTATTCGTACAACATCAGACGTCATTGCAGAAGATCGTCAAGCGAATGTGCGAAAGATGTTTAATGAGGTTCACAAGAACTTCTGTTACCTAGACGATAAATCCGATGCTATCAAACTTCTACAAGTCGTGGGTGAGTTTGCTCACGAGCCTACAGAAGAATGGTGTGAGAGTCATTTTGTTCGATACAAGGTGCTTAAGGAGATCCAGCAACTGCGAAGACAGATCACAGAGTTATTGAGGACCAATGTTTCAGCTTTTACCAACCTGAAATACCAGGACAAGCTGGATCCCCCAAGCCCCAAACAGGTCGCTGCGCTGAAGCAAATGGTCGCGGCTGGCTTCGTGGATCAGGTTGCTATTCGAGCAGATCTTACACCCAACCCCCCTGAGCAATTCCGCAAGCCTCGCCGGTCCATCGACGTTCCATATATCCCCTTGATTCCTATCCACGCTGGCAAGGAAGTTGAAAGCGACCGTGCAGTATACATCCACCCCACCTCACCTCTTGCCCACATCAGTATTCAGGAATGCCCCGAGTACATCGTTTATTCTTATCTTCAGCGAGCTGCGCAATCAGTTGATGCGGAGAAGCGCCCCAAGACAAGAATGCATGCCATTACAGACGTAACTGGCGGGCAACTAGCAGGGTTGGCTAAGGGAACGCCCCTTATCACCTACGGCAAGCCGATTAAGGAGCTCAAGCCCACAACGGGCACGGATGGAGCTACAGTACGAGAGTGCTTCGTGGTTCCATATTTGAGAGCCGAGAGCACCGGTGGTCAAGGATGGCCTCTCCCCGCGAAGAAGGTGAAACAGAGAAAGGTTCCTGGCAAGGGATGGGTTGTAGAGTAG
- a CDS encoding related to sorbitol utilization protein sou1, translating to MDPKTGAFHHDNMAVPDTSRVLPLFSLKGRTAIVSGAGAGIGLAIAQGLAEAGANVAIWYNSNKQALKEAEKIEKDYGVRCRAYQVNVISPEAVDKAIDDIISDFNGRLDVFVANSGIAWEDGSFIDGPTERARRVMEVNVDGVMWCAKSAGAHFRRQKKEGTTLDGKKLTNFVAGSFIATASMSGSIVNIPQLQAVYNASKAAVIHFCKSLAVEWTGFARVNTVSPGYIKTEITDFISEDVKNVFKEKTVAGRQGETGELKGAYLYLASDASSFTTGHDLVVDGGYCVP from the exons ATGGATCCTAAAACTGGTGCATTTCACCATGATAACATGGCTGTGCCAGATACTTCCAGAGTTCTTCCACTATTCTCTCTCAAAGGTCGCACAGCTATTGTCTCTGGCGCTGGTGCAGGTATTGGTCTCGCCATTGCTCAAGGGCTGGCAGAGGCAGGCGCCAATGTGGCTATTTGGTACAATAGCAACAAGCAAGCACTgaaagaagctgagaagatcgAAAAGGACTACGGTGTCAGGT GCCGAGCATACCAAGTCAATGTTATCTCACCCGAAGCAGTTGACAAGGCCATCGACGACATTATCTCTGACTTCAATGGCCGTCTAGATGTGTTTGTGGCCAATTCCGGTATTGCCTGGGAAGATGGGTCCTTTATCGACGGGCCTACTGAGAGAGCTCGCCGTGTTATGGAAGTCAACGTTGACGGTGTTATGTGGTGCGCCAAGAGTGCAGGAGCACATTTCCGAagacagaagaaggagggcaCAACGCTGGATGGAAAGAAATTGACCAATTTTGTGGCGGGCAGCTTCATTGCTACAGCATCTATGAGTGGaagcatcgtcaacatcccTCAATTGCAGGCAGTATACAACGCTTCGAAGGCAGCTGTGATCCACTTCT GTAAATCTCTGGCTGTGGAATGGACAGGCTTTGCCCGTGTCAACACTGTATCACCTGGATATATCAAGACCGAGATCACAGATTTTATCAGCGAGGACGTCAAGAACGTTTTCAAGGAAAAGACAGTTGCTGG ACGTCAAGGCGAAACTGGAGAGCTCAAGGGAGCTTATCTGTACCTGGCTAGCGATGCCTCATCTTTTACAACTGGTCATGACctggttgttgatggtggttACTGCGTTCCTTAA
- a CDS encoding probable arginosuccinate synthetase, with translation MSKGRVCLAYSGGLDTSTILKWLILEGYEVVCFLADVGQVEDFDAVEKKALALGAECMIIENLQKEFVEQIVFRAIQCNAIYEDQYLLGTALARPVIARAQVRIAEKYNCNLLSHGCTGKGVKRVWHFPPRKFSIHKSLTEPLSQVRFELAFKACNPSIKVIAPWRLPEFCEKFQGRQDLLKFAAENNIPVSSTPKAPWSQDENLVHCSYEAGILEDPDHTPPKDLWTQTVDPLEAPDKPLDFTVYFEKGLPVKVTTPDQEATDSVELFKLLNKIGHDHGVGRIDIVENRWIGLKSRGCYDTPGLTIARLAHVDLEGLVLDSKVRKLRDQFVTIEWSQCLYNGMYFSPEREWLDEAIVSAQKGVNGQVRLRAYKGNVYVLGRSSETSSLYSQEDASMDSLDTFSPMDSTGFIAIQSIRLEKYGAQKAKDGQSLSQS, from the exons ATGTCAAAAGGCCGCGTTTGTCT TGCCTATTCTGGAG GTCTCGATACCTCGACTATCTTGAAATGGCTCATTCTCGAGGGCTATGAGGTTGTG TGCTTCCTCGCCGATGTTGGTCAGGTCGAGGACTTCGATGCTGTCGAAAAGAAGGCCCTCGCTCTCGGTGCGGAGTGCATGATCATTGAAAACCTCCAGAAGGAATTCGTCGAGCAGATCGTCTTCCGAGCAATCCAGTGCAATGCCATCTATGAGGACCAATACCTCCTTGGAACTGCTCTGGCCCGACCTGTCATCGCTCGCGCCCAGGTCCGCATTGCTGAGAAGTACAACTGCAATCTCTTGAGCCACGGCTGCACAGGCAAAGGCGTAA AACGAGTATGGCACTTTCCACCACGAAAATTTTCAATTCATAAATCACTGACAGAGCCCCTCAGTCAAGTTCGTTTTGAGCTCGCCTTCAAGGCCTGCAATCCTTCCATCAAGGTCATCGCCCCCTGGCGACTTCCCGAATTCTGTGAAAAGTTCCAAGGTCGACAGGATCTCCTTAAGTTCGCCGCCGAGAACAATATCCCCGTTTCATCGACCCCTAAGGCTCCTTGGAGCCAGGACGAGAACCTCGTCCACTGCTCGTACGAGGCCGGTATTCTCGAAGACCCCGATCATACTCCTCCTAAGGATCTTTGGACTCAGACTGTCGATCCTCTTGAGGCCCCCGACAAGCCTCTCGACTTCACTGTGTACTTCGAGAAGGGTCTCCCTGTCAAGGTTACTACCCCTGACCAAGAGGCCACCGACTCGGTAGAGTTGttcaagctgctcaacaaGATCGGTCACGACCACGGCGTCGGCCGAATTGACAT TGTCGAGAACCGATGGATTGGACTCAAGAGCCGAGGATGCTACGACACCCCTGGTCTCACTATCGCCCGCCTTGCTCACGTCGATCTCGAGGGTCTTGTCCTTGACTCCAAGGTCCGCAAGCTTCGAGACCAATTTGTGACTATCGAGTGGTCCCAGTGCCTTTACAATGGCATGTATTTCTCCCCTGAGCGTGAGTGGCTCGACGAGGCAATTGTTTCTGCTCAAAAGGGTGTCAACGGTCAAGTCCGCCTCCGCGCGTACAAGGGCAATGTTTACGTCCTTGGACGATCCAGCGAGACTAGCAGCCTCTACTCCCAGGAAGATGCTTCAATGGACAGTCTTGACACCTTTTCTCCCATGGATAGCACTGGCTTCATTGCTATCCAGTCTATCCGATTGGAGAAGTATGGTGCTCAGAAGGCTAAAGACGGCCAATCCCTTAGCCAGTCTTAA